From the genome of Flavobacterium luteolum, one region includes:
- a CDS encoding MFS transporter, whose translation MEEIKSNKPDPYQALRYREFNVFLLLRFAMVFAWSMQFIVIEWEVYSLTKNPLSLGIIGLMEVIPAVGMALFAGHIVDQREKKGLLVKCILGFSVISFGLFLLTWPKVVGGWSSNVILYSIYALVFFGGLVRAFMGPTIFSLLSLIIPKKVYPNAATWSSSVWQIGAVMGPALAGFSINWIGVHWSMCLVFGFSILSLIALSQISAKPIINPKIGESIKDSLTEGLTFVFKNKIVLGALSLDMIAVLFGGAVALLPVFAQDILKVGSEGFGILRAAPAVGAFITMIVSAYVPLYKNAGKKLLIAIFVFGLSIILFGLSTYFWLSVFALFLSGLADGISVVIRQTILQLKTPDHMRGRVGAVNSIFVGSSNELGAFESGATAKLMGAVTSVVFGGSVTLLTVVFTALKSPTFRNLDLKKDMDDHHKLE comes from the coding sequence ATGGAAGAGATTAAATCCAATAAACCTGATCCGTATCAGGCGCTTCGTTATAGAGAATTCAACGTATTTTTATTATTGCGTTTTGCGATGGTTTTTGCCTGGTCAATGCAGTTTATTGTTATCGAATGGGAAGTTTATAGTTTAACTAAAAATCCGCTTTCGTTAGGAATTATTGGTTTAATGGAAGTTATCCCAGCTGTCGGAATGGCTTTATTTGCTGGACATATTGTAGATCAAAGAGAAAAGAAAGGATTATTGGTAAAATGTATTTTAGGATTTTCAGTAATCAGTTTTGGATTATTTTTGTTGACTTGGCCAAAAGTTGTTGGCGGTTGGTCTTCAAATGTAATCTTGTATTCAATTTACGCTTTAGTATTTTTCGGAGGATTGGTTCGTGCTTTTATGGGACCAACTATTTTCTCGCTTTTATCCTTAATTATTCCTAAAAAAGTATACCCAAATGCCGCAACTTGGAGTAGTTCGGTTTGGCAGATTGGAGCCGTTATGGGACCAGCATTAGCAGGATTTTCAATCAATTGGATTGGAGTTCACTGGTCAATGTGTTTGGTTTTCGGATTCTCAATCCTTTCTTTAATCGCATTATCACAAATCAGTGCAAAACCAATCATCAATCCGAAGATTGGAGAATCAATAAAAGATAGTCTCACAGAAGGTTTAACTTTTGTATTTAAAAACAAAATTGTTTTAGGTGCTTTATCACTTGATATGATTGCAGTACTTTTTGGAGGTGCGGTTGCATTATTACCCGTTTTTGCTCAAGACATCTTGAAAGTAGGTTCTGAAGGTTTCGGAATTTTAAGAGCCGCTCCTGCTGTAGGCGCTTTTATTACAATGATTGTTTCGGCTTATGTGCCTCTATATAAAAATGCAGGAAAAAAACTTTTAATCGCCATCTTTGTTTTCGGATTATCGATTATCTTATTTGGACTTTCTACTTATTTCTGGCTTTCTGTTTTCGCTTTATTCTTAAGCGGTTTAGCTGATGGAATTTCAGTAGTTATCCGCCAGACAATTTTACAGCTTAAAACTCCTGATCATATGCGTGGACGAGTTGGTGCTGTAAATTCAATTTTTGTTGGATCTTCTAATGAATTAGGTGCTTTTGAAAGCGGTGCCACTGCCAAATTGATGGGGGCAGTGACTTCTGTTGTTTTTGGAGGAAGTGTTACGCTCTTAACTGTAGTTTTCACTGCATTGAAATCGCCAACTTTTAGAAATTTAGATTTGAAAAAAGATATGGACGATCATCATAAATTAGAATAG
- the rsmI gene encoding 16S rRNA (cytidine(1402)-2'-O)-methyltransferase → MSKLYIVPTPIGNLEDMTFRAIRVLKEVDLILAEDTRTSGKLLKHFEIGTHMHSHHMHNEHKTTENLIARLKAGETIALISDAGTPAISDPGFLLTRACVENKIEVECLPGATAFVPALVNSGLPNDKFVFEGFLPDKKGRQTRFLALAEETRTMILYVSPHKLVKTLAEFVQYFGEDRQVCVSRELSKLHEENVRGTAKEILAHFEKTAPRGEIVVVVAGKTITKEPKKSKFSKDDEE, encoded by the coding sequence ATGTCAAAATTATATATCGTTCCAACGCCAATTGGCAATCTTGAAGACATGACTTTTAGAGCCATTCGGGTTTTGAAAGAAGTCGATTTGATTTTGGCGGAAGACACACGCACAAGCGGAAAACTCCTAAAGCATTTTGAGATTGGCACGCACATGCACAGCCATCATATGCATAACGAGCACAAAACCACCGAAAATTTAATTGCACGTTTGAAAGCCGGCGAAACTATCGCTTTGATTTCAGATGCCGGAACTCCCGCAATTTCAGATCCAGGATTTTTATTAACTCGCGCTTGTGTAGAAAATAAAATCGAAGTAGAATGTCTTCCAGGTGCAACTGCTTTTGTTCCGGCATTGGTAAACAGCGGACTTCCAAATGACAAATTTGTTTTTGAAGGTTTCTTGCCTGATAAAAAAGGACGTCAAACTCGATTTTTGGCTTTAGCCGAAGAAACCCGAACAATGATTTTATACGTTTCTCCGCATAAACTCGTTAAGACTTTAGCAGAATTCGTGCAATATTTTGGAGAGGATAGACAAGTTTGCGTTTCGAGAGAATTATCAAAATTACATGAAGAAAATGTACGCGGAACGGCAAAAGAAATTTTAGCACATTTCGAAAAAACAGCACCGCGTGGCGAAATCGTAGTTGTCGTTGCTGGAAAAACAATAACCAAAGAACCTAAGAAAAGTAAGTTTTCTAAGGATGATGAAGAATAA
- a CDS encoding sensor histidine kinase: MQQNNTTTFIFLAILLLLIVIICFMVYQLMQAKKAKEDAEKSFYALEVKVNDLQLENLESKLNPHLFKNILNSIQSHAYQTYFALDKLANVLDYILYESKKKFVTAKEEIDFALNLIEINKIKISPLFELKVKTNINEEDKLYDQPLLAPLISIDLIENAFKHADLQSADAFISVVFEFKNNAFFMTVSNKISDKKVLKKERSGFGHATLEHRLRIIYKNNFKLDKFVENDVYIAHLKIDLLEYKTEMLASGR; the protein is encoded by the coding sequence ATGCAGCAAAACAATACAACAACTTTTATTTTTCTGGCAATTCTATTGCTTTTGATCGTCATTATTTGTTTTATGGTCTATCAATTGATGCAGGCCAAAAAAGCAAAAGAAGATGCCGAAAAAAGCTTTTATGCGTTGGAAGTAAAAGTGAACGATTTACAATTGGAAAATTTAGAATCGAAACTGAATCCGCATTTGTTTAAGAATATCCTGAATTCGATTCAGTCGCACGCGTATCAGACTTATTTCGCTCTGGATAAACTGGCTAATGTTTTGGATTATATTTTGTACGAAAGCAAAAAGAAGTTTGTAACGGCCAAAGAGGAAATTGATTTTGCGTTGAATTTAATCGAAATCAACAAAATTAAAATCAGTCCGCTTTTTGAACTTAAGGTTAAAACCAACATTAATGAGGAAGATAAATTGTATGATCAACCTTTGTTGGCGCCTTTAATTTCGATTGATTTAATTGAAAATGCTTTTAAACATGCTGATCTTCAAAGTGCAGATGCTTTTATTTCGGTAGTTTTTGAATTTAAAAACAATGCTTTTTTTATGACGGTTTCTAATAAAATCTCCGATAAAAAAGTACTGAAAAAAGAACGAAGCGGTTTTGGCCATGCGACTCTTGAACACCGCCTTCGTATTATTTATAAGAATAATTTCAAACTCGATAAGTTTGTAGAAAATGATGTCTACATTGCTCATCTAAAAATAGATTTACTTGAATACAAAACTGAAATGCTTGCTTCTGGACGATGA
- a CDS encoding thymidine kinase, with protein sequence MFLENTVNHKEQFGWIEVICGSMFSGKTEELIRRLKRAQFAKQRVEIFKPAIDTRYHDEMVVSHDANEIRSTPVPAAANILILAQGCDVIGIDEAQFFDDEIITVCNDLANQGIRVIVAGLDMDFKGNPFGPMPGLMATAEYVTKVHAVCTRTGNLANYSFRKTDNDKLVMLGETEEYEPLSRAAYFNAMKKNEEK encoded by the coding sequence ATGTTTCTCGAAAATACAGTAAATCACAAAGAACAATTTGGTTGGATTGAAGTTATTTGTGGATCAATGTTTTCGGGTAAAACCGAAGAGTTAATCCGAAGATTAAAACGCGCCCAATTTGCCAAACAAAGAGTCGAAATCTTTAAACCCGCTATTGATACTCGTTATCATGACGAAATGGTCGTGTCTCACGATGCCAACGAAATACGCTCAACTCCAGTGCCTGCAGCTGCCAATATTTTGATTTTGGCGCAAGGCTGTGATGTGATTGGTATTGATGAAGCTCAGTTTTTTGATGACGAAATTATTACCGTTTGTAACGATTTGGCGAATCAAGGAATTCGTGTCATTGTGGCAGGATTAGATATGGATTTTAAAGGAAATCCGTTTGGGCCAATGCCAGGTTTGATGGCAACGGCAGAATATGTTACTAAAGTTCATGCAGTTTGCACCAGAACTGGAAACTTAGCAAATTATAGTTTTAGAAAAACCGATAACGATAAATTGGTGATGCTTGGGGAAACAGAAGAATACGAACCACTTAGCCGTGCAGCGTATTTTAATGCAATGAAGAAAAACGAGGAAAAATAA
- the recJ gene encoding single-stranded-DNA-specific exonuclease RecJ, with protein MRWTLKPKPSEEKVKHLAQALNVEDFVATLLIQRGIETFEDAKNFFRPSLEHLHDPYLMKDMDKAVTRIELAIENQENILVFGDYDVDGTTAVSLVSSYLKSHYPHIATYIPDRYDEGYGISYKGIDYADDNGISLIIALDCGIKSIDHIAYAKARNIDFIVCDHHRPGEFLPDAVAVLDPKREDCSYPYDELCGCGVGFKLIQALGQNRNETIEDLVPYLDLVATAIAADIVPITGENRVLAYFGLKVINSEPRPGIKALVHQVKKKVLDITDVVFIISPRINAAGRIKHGNHAVELLTEFNFEQAQQFASEIEQYNADRKDLDKKITKEAFQQILQNNEEERFSTVVFQEDWHKGVIGIVASRLIETYYRPTLVFTKSGDKYAASARSVKGFDVYNALDACSEHLEQFGGHMYAAGMTLKAENYQLFKDAFEKQVETTILPEMRTPEIEVDAEINFSDITPKLIRILKQFEPFGPQNMTPVFMTRDLKDTGYAKTLGAEEEHLRLFVKQYNSDGIAAIGFGLGKKLNIAKNQNPFQLAYTIAENEWNGTISTQLMLKDIRTDGRD; from the coding sequence ATGCGTTGGACCTTAAAACCAAAACCTTCTGAAGAAAAAGTCAAACATTTGGCGCAAGCCTTAAATGTAGAAGATTTTGTTGCAACGCTTTTGATTCAGCGTGGTATTGAAACTTTTGAAGATGCCAAGAATTTCTTTCGCCCATCTTTAGAACATTTGCACGATCCGTATTTGATGAAAGATATGGACAAGGCCGTTACTAGAATTGAATTGGCTATTGAAAATCAAGAAAACATTTTGGTTTTCGGCGATTATGACGTAGACGGGACAACGGCGGTTTCTTTAGTTTCTTCTTATTTAAAATCACATTATCCACATATTGCCACTTATATTCCAGATCGTTACGACGAAGGTTACGGAATTTCATATAAAGGAATCGATTATGCAGACGATAACGGAATTTCGTTAATTATTGCTCTCGACTGCGGTATCAAATCGATTGATCATATCGCTTACGCGAAAGCGAGAAACATCGACTTTATTGTTTGTGATCACCACCGTCCTGGAGAATTTCTTCCAGATGCTGTTGCTGTTTTAGATCCAAAAAGAGAAGACTGCTCTTATCCTTACGATGAACTGTGTGGCTGCGGAGTTGGTTTTAAATTGATTCAGGCTTTAGGTCAGAATCGAAATGAAACTATTGAAGATTTAGTTCCGTATCTAGATTTGGTCGCTACAGCAATTGCCGCAGATATTGTTCCGATAACAGGCGAAAATCGTGTATTGGCTTACTTTGGTCTGAAAGTCATTAACAGCGAACCACGACCAGGAATTAAAGCATTGGTTCATCAGGTAAAAAAGAAAGTTTTAGATATTACCGATGTTGTATTTATTATTTCTCCTCGAATTAATGCCGCCGGAAGAATCAAACACGGAAATCATGCCGTAGAATTATTGACTGAGTTTAATTTTGAACAAGCACAGCAATTCGCTTCAGAAATTGAACAATATAACGCCGACCGAAAAGATTTAGACAAAAAAATTACCAAAGAAGCTTTTCAGCAAATTTTACAAAACAACGAAGAAGAGCGTTTTTCTACCGTCGTTTTTCAAGAAGACTGGCACAAAGGCGTAATCGGAATCGTCGCTTCGAGATTAATAGAAACCTATTATCGTCCAACTTTGGTTTTCACAAAAAGTGGCGATAAATATGCCGCTTCTGCCCGATCTGTAAAAGGTTTTGATGTTTACAATGCACTCGATGCATGTTCAGAACATTTGGAACAATTTGGTGGACACATGTATGCAGCGGGAATGACTTTAAAAGCCGAAAATTATCAGCTTTTTAAAGATGCTTTCGAAAAACAAGTCGAAACGACCATTCTTCCAGAAATGCGAACTCCAGAAATCGAAGTTGATGCCGAAATTAATTTCTCAGACATTACACCAAAACTAATTCGAATCTTAAAACAATTTGAACCTTTTGGCCCACAAAATATGACACCTGTTTTTATGACCAGAGATTTAAAAGACACTGGTTATGCCAAAACTCTTGGTGCAGAAGAAGAGCATTTAAGACTTTTTGTCAAACAATATAACTCCGACGGAATTGCAGCAATTGGCTTTGGACTCGGAAAAAAATTAAACATAGCAAAAAATCAAAATCCGTTTCAGCTGGCTTATACAATTGCCGAAAATGAATGGAACGGTACAATTTCAACTCAGCTTATGCTGAAAGACATTAGAACAGATGGAAGAGATTAA
- the rpoN gene encoding RNA polymerase factor sigma-54 — MLKQFLNLKLSQKLSPQQIQLMKLIQLPTQAFEQRLLEEMNENPALEAGKEDDYEADEYANEDYDDYDDAESDRIEADDINIDEYLSDDDTPDYKTQVNNYSDDEERETPFAAPISFHQDLINQLNTFILNDEEREIAEFLVGSIDDMGYIRRSIPDIVDDMAFTQGIYTDEAMVEKMLTVIHELEPSGVGARDLQECLLLQLKHKTPTEYVDLAIDIIENQFDAFTKKHYDKLLQKYSVSNEQLKKAIHEIERLNPKPGGSFAGNNKVTENIVPDFAIRIVDGELELTLNGRNAPSLHVSKDYQEMMQTYKESRDKSSAQKDAVQFIKQKLDSAKWFIDAIRQRQETLFVTMNAIMHYQEEYFLDGDETKLKPMILKDIADMVGLDISTISRVANSKYVETPYGTKLIKEFFSEAMKNDQGEDVSTLEIKKILQNTIEEEDKRKPLPDDQLAEILKEKGYPIARRTIAKYREQLDIPVARMRKKI; from the coding sequence ATGCTAAAGCAATTTTTAAATTTAAAATTATCCCAAAAATTATCTCCACAGCAAATTCAGCTGATGAAGTTAATTCAATTGCCTACGCAAGCTTTTGAACAGCGTTTATTAGAAGAAATGAACGAAAATCCAGCTCTTGAAGCTGGAAAAGAAGACGATTACGAAGCTGATGAATACGCTAATGAAGACTACGACGATTATGATGATGCAGAATCTGACAGAATCGAAGCAGACGACATTAATATTGACGAATATCTAAGCGACGATGATACACCTGATTACAAAACTCAGGTAAACAATTACAGCGACGACGAAGAACGCGAAACTCCTTTTGCGGCTCCAATAAGTTTCCATCAGGACTTAATCAATCAGCTGAATACTTTTATTTTGAACGATGAAGAGCGCGAAATCGCTGAATTTCTTGTTGGAAGTATCGATGATATGGGTTATATCCGAAGAAGTATACCGGACATTGTAGACGATATGGCTTTTACTCAGGGAATTTATACTGACGAAGCAATGGTTGAAAAAATGTTGACGGTAATTCATGAATTGGAACCTTCGGGAGTCGGCGCACGTGATTTACAAGAATGTTTACTGCTTCAACTAAAACATAAAACACCAACTGAATATGTTGATTTAGCCATTGACATTATAGAAAATCAGTTTGATGCTTTTACAAAGAAACATTACGATAAGCTTTTACAGAAATACAGCGTTTCTAATGAACAGCTTAAAAAAGCAATTCATGAAATTGAAAGATTAAACCCAAAACCGGGTGGTTCTTTTGCAGGAAACAATAAAGTTACAGAAAACATTGTTCCCGATTTTGCCATCAGAATTGTTGACGGTGAACTGGAGCTAACTTTAAACGGAAGAAATGCTCCTTCCCTACACGTTTCTAAGGATTATCAAGAAATGATGCAGACGTACAAAGAATCTCGTGATAAATCGAGTGCGCAGAAAGATGCCGTTCAGTTCATCAAACAAAAACTAGATTCTGCTAAATGGTTTATTGATGCGATTAGACAACGTCAGGAAACGCTTTTTGTAACAATGAATGCGATTATGCATTATCAGGAAGAGTATTTTTTAGATGGCGACGAAACCAAACTAAAACCAATGATCTTAAAAGATATTGCTGATATGGTTGGTTTGGATATTTCGACGATTTCACGTGTAGCGAACAGTAAATACGTAGAAACACCATACGGAACTAAATTGATTAAAGAATTCTTCTCTGAAGCCATGAAAAATGATCAAGGAGAAGACGTTTCGACTTTAGAAATTAAAAAGATTCTTCAAAATACGATTGAAGAAGAAGATAAGAGAAAACCACTTCCAGACGATCAATTGGCAGAAATCTTAAAAGAAAAAGGATATCCGATCGCAAGAAGAACTATTGCAAAATATCGCGAACAACTAGATATTCCGGTTGCAAGAATGAGAAAGAAGATTTAA
- a CDS encoding efflux RND transporter permease subunit, translating to MKNTVQVGFWEKLARIILKNRITILVILSALTIFFGYQWKNLSMTYTEANLLPKDHVANKDYQKFLDKFGEEGNLIVIGFKDPKFFTPKNYAAWTELMNGLKKAKEVDLVISLNDLKKLEKDTVNQKFVLAPFIDESKVLDANYLKSVQYDLFHNLPFYEGLLFNKESGSVRSAIYMNKALVNTAERKTFILNDLVPKIDKFEKTTGIDLKVSGMPYIRTINADNMKGEIGLFIGASLLTVSLIFFFFFRSFRATFISICILIVGVTWSFGTLGLFGYKITILTAIIPPLIIVIGITNCIFLINKYQQEIKIHNNQAKALQRVISKIGHSTFMTNLTAAIGFATLMITGNELLFEFGLVTSINVISVYTLTLFIVPIIYSFMPLPKEKHLYHLDKTYISTLLNTVTNIVKGKKTIVYCIYAVLFLVSLNGVRQMKVSGSLIGEMPKSASFFKDILFYEKEFNGVMPLEIMIDTKKKKGVMKPSTIRKMDELQNTISEIPELAKPVSVVNLVKYAKQAFYNGNPEYYQLPTSQEQTFILGYAKNATKNSKENLMKAYVDSTGQYARITTFMKDIGTDEMAKVEGKLRKKIDEIFPKDRYEVTITGKALVFQKGTTYLAHNLIESLLFAILTIAILMLYLFRSFKMVAASLITNILPLCITSGLMGYFGIPLKPSTILVFSIAFGISVDNAIQFMAKYKDELTQNKGKVKKSVFSALRETGVSTFYTSIVLILGFATFTLSSFSGTIALGGLISCTLVFAMFANLVVLPSLVLTFEKKKTKKEELENLEK from the coding sequence ATGAAAAACACTGTCCAAGTTGGATTTTGGGAAAAACTTGCCCGAATCATACTTAAAAACCGAATTACGATTCTGGTTATACTTTCTGCTTTAACTATTTTCTTTGGTTATCAGTGGAAGAATCTTTCTATGACTTACACCGAGGCAAACCTGCTTCCGAAAGATCATGTTGCAAATAAAGATTATCAAAAATTCTTAGACAAATTTGGCGAAGAAGGAAACTTAATTGTTATTGGTTTTAAAGATCCTAAATTCTTTACACCAAAAAATTATGCGGCCTGGACCGAATTGATGAATGGTTTGAAAAAAGCCAAAGAAGTTGATTTGGTAATTTCTTTGAATGATTTAAAGAAACTTGAAAAAGATACGGTAAACCAAAAGTTTGTTCTAGCACCATTTATTGATGAAAGCAAGGTGCTTGACGCCAATTATTTAAAAAGCGTCCAATACGATTTATTTCACAACCTTCCTTTTTACGAAGGATTGCTGTTTAACAAAGAAAGCGGAAGCGTTCGATCTGCGATTTACATGAACAAAGCGTTGGTAAATACGGCAGAAAGAAAGACTTTTATCTTAAATGATTTAGTTCCTAAAATCGATAAATTTGAAAAAACAACCGGAATCGATCTTAAAGTTTCTGGAATGCCATACATCAGAACGATTAACGCGGACAACATGAAAGGCGAAATCGGACTTTTCATTGGAGCGTCTTTATTGACCGTTTCTTTGATTTTCTTTTTCTTCTTCCGTTCGTTCAGAGCTACGTTTATTTCAATCTGTATTTTAATTGTCGGAGTAACTTGGTCGTTTGGAACACTTGGATTATTTGGTTATAAAATCACGATTTTAACAGCAATTATTCCGCCTCTAATTATCGTAATCGGAATTACAAACTGTATTTTCCTGATCAACAAATATCAGCAGGAAATCAAAATACACAACAATCAGGCAAAAGCTTTACAGCGTGTTATTTCAAAAATTGGGCATTCGACTTTTATGACCAACTTAACGGCTGCAATTGGTTTTGCAACCTTAATGATTACAGGAAACGAACTGCTTTTTGAGTTTGGATTAGTAACTTCTATCAACGTGATTTCTGTTTATACTTTGACACTTTTTATCGTGCCAATTATTTACAGTTTTATGCCATTGCCAAAAGAGAAACATTTATATCACTTAGACAAAACTTACATTTCAACACTTTTAAATACAGTTACAAATATCGTTAAAGGCAAAAAGACAATTGTTTATTGCATTTACGCTGTTCTGTTTCTTGTGAGTTTGAATGGAGTTAGACAAATGAAAGTTTCTGGAAGTTTGATTGGCGAAATGCCAAAAAGCGCTTCTTTCTTTAAGGATATTTTATTTTACGAAAAAGAGTTCAACGGTGTAATGCCTCTTGAAATTATGATTGACACCAAAAAGAAAAAAGGTGTTATGAAGCCATCGACAATTCGTAAAATGGACGAATTGCAAAATACCATTTCTGAAATTCCAGAATTGGCAAAACCTGTTTCGGTTGTAAACTTGGTTAAATATGCAAAACAGGCTTTCTACAACGGAAACCCTGAATATTACCAATTGCCAACTTCTCAGGAACAGACTTTTATTTTGGGTTATGCTAAAAATGCAACCAAAAACAGTAAAGAAAACTTAATGAAAGCGTATGTTGATTCGACTGGACAATATGCCAGAATCACTACTTTCATGAAAGATATTGGAACAGATGAAATGGCAAAAGTAGAAGGAAAACTTCGCAAAAAAATTGACGAAATTTTCCCGAAAGACCGTTATGAAGTTACGATTACAGGAAAAGCATTGGTTTTCCAGAAAGGAACAACTTATTTGGCGCATAACTTAATTGAATCATTATTGTTTGCGATTTTAACTATTGCAATCTTGATGCTGTATTTATTCCGTTCGTTCAAAATGGTAGCAGCTTCTTTGATTACAAATATTTTACCGCTTTGCATCACTTCGGGATTAATGGGTTATTTCGGAATTCCGTTAAAACCTTCGACGATTTTGGTATTCAGTATCGCTTTCGGAATCTCGGTTGATAATGCCATTCAGTTTATGGCGAAATACAAAGATGAATTGACTCAAAATAAAGGAAAAGTAAAAAAATCTGTTTTCAGCGCTTTAAGAGAAACTGGAGTAAGTACATTCTACACTTCTATCGTTTTGATCTTAGGTTTTGCAACTTTCACATTATCAAGCTTCAGCGGAACAATCGCTTTAGGAGGATTAATTTCTTGTACTTTGGTTTTTGCAATGTTTGCTAATTTGGTTGTTTTACCATCGCTAGTTTTAACTTTCGAGAAAAAGAAAACTAAGAAAGAGGAATTGGAGAATTTGGAGAAATAA
- a CDS encoding HopJ type III effector protein produces the protein MSIQAFLEKVKQTPTQITFPETIAVIEENYNFTPTAFQNGTQHNAAGENSGSCKLFSFAKLQNLSKEETLACFGAFYFEEVLGDPNGTNHQNIRNFINLGWDGIQFEGNALEAK, from the coding sequence ATGAGCATTCAAGCCTTTTTAGAAAAAGTAAAACAAACTCCAACACAAATCACATTTCCAGAAACTATTGCAGTAATTGAAGAAAATTACAACTTTACTCCAACTGCTTTTCAAAACGGAACACAACATAACGCTGCAGGCGAAAATTCAGGTTCTTGTAAATTGTTTTCTTTCGCAAAACTGCAAAATTTAAGCAAAGAAGAAACTTTAGCTTGTTTTGGCGCTTTTTATTTTGAAGAAGTTTTAGGAGATCCAAACGGAACAAATCACCAAAACATTAGAAATTTCATCAACTTAGGTTGGGACGGAATTCAGTTTGAAGGTAATGCTTTAGAAGCAAAATAG
- the asnS gene encoding asparagine--tRNA ligase, producing the protein MRHTKVKDLLNSTTTLQEVNAKGWVRTFRNNQFIALNDGSTINNIQCVVDFENTPEETLKRITTGAAVSVIGTLVESKGAGQKYEIQVNKLEILGDSDAEKFPMQPKKHSLEFLRENAHLRVRTNAFGAIMRVRSVLSYAVHSYFQQKGFVYVNTPIITGADAEGAGEMFQVTSLPLDNLPKNEEGNIDFKKDFFGKHTNLTVSGQLEGETFAMALGQIYTFGPTFRAENSNTSRHLAEFWMIEPEVAFNDLDDNMDLAEDFIQYVIKYALENCKDDLAFLEGRLLEEEKSKPQAERSEMALLEKLNFVLENNFKRVSYTEAIDILRDSTPNKKKKFQYLINEWGADLQSEHERFLVEKHFKCPVILYDYPANIKAFYMRLNDNTEPGRETVRAMDILFPGIGEIVGGSEREERYDVLVEKMEKLGIDKEELYWYLDTRRFGSATHAGFGLGFERLVLFVTGMTNIRDVIPFPRTPGSAEF; encoded by the coding sequence ATGAGACACACAAAGGTTAAAGACTTATTAAACAGTACGACGACGCTACAGGAAGTGAATGCAAAAGGATGGGTGAGAACTTTTAGAAATAATCAGTTCATCGCGCTAAATGACGGTTCTACAATTAATAATATTCAATGTGTTGTTGACTTTGAAAATACACCAGAAGAGACTTTAAAAAGAATCACTACTGGAGCAGCAGTTTCTGTAATTGGAACTTTGGTTGAAAGTAAAGGTGCAGGTCAGAAATATGAAATTCAAGTAAACAAACTTGAAATCCTTGGAGATTCTGATGCGGAGAAATTCCCAATGCAGCCTAAAAAACACTCTTTAGAATTTTTACGTGAAAACGCTCACTTGCGTGTACGTACAAATGCTTTTGGCGCGATTATGCGTGTGCGTTCGGTTTTATCTTATGCGGTTCACAGCTATTTTCAGCAAAAAGGTTTCGTATATGTAAACACGCCAATTATTACTGGAGCTGACGCTGAAGGTGCTGGAGAAATGTTCCAAGTTACTTCTTTGCCATTGGATAATCTTCCAAAAAATGAAGAAGGAAACATTGATTTCAAAAAAGATTTCTTTGGAAAACATACAAACTTGACGGTTTCTGGACAATTAGAAGGTGAAACTTTCGCTATGGCCTTGGGTCAAATTTATACTTTTGGACCAACGTTTAGAGCAGAAAACTCAAACACTTCTCGTCACTTGGCAGAATTCTGGATGATCGAACCTGAAGTTGCTTTCAACGACTTGGATGATAACATGGATTTAGCTGAAGATTTTATTCAGTATGTAATCAAATATGCTTTAGAAAACTGTAAAGACGATTTAGCATTCTTAGAAGGAAGACTTTTAGAAGAAGAAAAATCAAAACCACAGGCTGAAAGAAGCGAAATGGCTTTGTTAGAGAAATTGAACTTCGTATTGGAGAACAACTTCAAACGTGTTTCTTATACAGAAGCAATTGATATTTTAAGAGATTCAACTCCAAATAAAAAGAAGAAATTCCAATATTTAATCAACGAATGGGGAGCTGATTTACAATCAGAACACGAGCGTTTCTTGGTTGAAAAACACTTTAAATGTCCAGTAATTTTATACGATTACCCAGCAAACATTAAAGCGTTTTACATGCGTTTGAACGATAACACAGAGCCAGGAAGAGAAACTGTTCGTGCAATGGATATCCTTTTCCCTGGAATTGGAGAAATTGTTGGTGGTTCTGAAAGAGAAGAGCGTTACGACGTTCTAGTTGAGAAAATGGAAAAACTAGGAATTGATAAAGAAGAATTATACTGGTACTTAGACACTAGAAGATTTGGATCGGCAACTCACGCAGGTTTCGGTTTAGGATTTGAGCGTTTAGTATTGTTTGTTACAGGAATGACAAACATTAGAGACGTAATTCCTTTCCCAAGGACTCCTGGAAGCGCTGAGTTTTAA